The following coding sequences lie in one Vanessa atalanta chromosome 1, ilVanAtal1.2, whole genome shotgun sequence genomic window:
- the LOC125074057 gene encoding lamin-C-like, with product MSSKSKKTVTSSTNISVVSSVPIPPQSSTPVGSRPSSSAGRPNSPLSPTRHTRLQEKDALQNLNDRLAAYIDKVRQLESENSGLRREIQTTQEVVTREVSNIKGMYEHELQDARKLLDDTSREKAKLEIDLKRLYEENDDLKKHLDKKTKDCQQAENLARHYETRFTEESNKYNTALADKKKAQDEARELAKELEKLRKVYADTRKTLEEEMLCRIDMENTVQSLREELSFKEQVFQQELHETRTRRQVEISEIDGRLAQQYEAKLQQSLQELREQQEANIKANRDEIEALYENKMKNLQSAAHRNSSAATVAVEELRTMRTRIDSLNSTLNDLENKNASLSNRCRELERQLESERARHAEDLASLEQELARLRDEMAAQLREYATLMDIKISLDHEIATYRALLEGEEDRLNLTSQSPGRDSRASMSATSASGGRITPGRRATPLRAARKRTLLDESEERSLQDFSVTSSAKGDLEVAEACPDGSFVKIKNKGKKELSLGGFQIIRKAGDQETVFKFHRTVKLEPGAIATVWSADAGADHDPPRDIVMKGQKWFVADNFTTTLFNNDQEEVAVSERQRRQISTSAQRHRELAHKFPRREQLGEIREGEENCRIM from the exons ATGTCCTCTAAATCGAAAAAGACTGTTACATCTTCAACCAATATAAGTGTTGTGTCGTCAGTGCCAATACCTCCTCAGTCAAGCACTCCTGTTGGTAGCCGCCCTTCTAGCTCTGCCGGCCGGCCCAACAGCCCACTGAGTCCAACAAGACACACACGTCTACAGGAGAAAGATGCTTTACAAAATCTTAATGACCGTCTCGCGGCCTATATTGATAAAGTTCGTCAGCTTGAGAGTGAGAACTCTGGTCTGCGTCGAGAAATACAAACCACACAGGAAGTGGTCACACGCGAGGTATCTAATATAAAGGGTATGTACGAGCATGAGCTCCAAGATGCCAGAAAATTATTAGATGATACGTCAAGGGAAAAAGCTAAATTGGAAATCGATTTGAAGAGGTTGTACGAAGAAAACGACGACCTTAAGAAAca TTTGGATAAGAAGACGAAGGATTGTCAACAAGCAGAAAATTTAGCGCGCCATTATGAAACTCGCTTTACGGAagaaagcaataaatataatactgccCTTGCTGACAAGAAGAAGGCGCAGGATGAGGCCAgg gAACTGGCTAAAGAACTTGAGAAGCTTCGTAAAGTGTACGCCGATACCCGCAAGACTCTCGAAGAAGAAATGCTTTGTCGCATCGACATGGAGAACACTGTGCAGAGTCTACGCGAGGAATTATCTTTCAAGGAGCAAGTATTCCAGCAGGAGCTGCACGAGACGCGTACCAGACGTCAAGTCGAAATATCCGAAATTG ATGGTCGTCTTGCTCAACAATATGAGGCTAAACTACAACAGAGCCTGCAAGAACTACGTGAGCAACAGGAAGCTAACATTAAGGCTAATCGCGATGAAATTGAAGCCCTTTATGAAAATAAG ATGAAGAACTTGCAATCTGCTGCGCATCGCAACAGTAGCGCAGCGACGGTGGCCGTGGAAGAGCTGCGTACCATGCGCACGCGCATCGACAGCCTCAACTCCACGCTTAACGACCTTGAGAACAAGAATGCTTCACTCAgt aacCGTTGCCGTGAATTGGAGCGCCAACTGGAGTCAGAACGCGCACGTCACGCTGAGGATCTAGCTTCTCTTGAACAAGAACTTGCGCGTCTGCGAGACGAAATGGCAGCTCAACTGCGAGAGTATGCTACGTTGATGGACATCAAGATATCGTTAGACCACGAAATCGCTACATACCGTGCACTCCTCGAGGGCGAGGAAGACag GTTAAATCTCACATCCCAGTCGCCTGGACGCGATTCTCGTGCATCGATGAGCGCAACATCAGCTAGCGGAGGTCGCATCACCCCCGGCCGACGCGCCACTCCTCTACGAGCTGCTCGCAAGCGTACTCTGCTCGATGAGAGCGAAGAACGCAGTCTACAGGACTTCAGTGTCACTTCCAGCGCTAAAGGAGATCTAGAAGTTGCCGAGGCCTGCCCCGATGGTAGCTTCGTTAAGATCAAGAACAAGGGAAAGAAG GAGTTGAGCTTAGGTGGATTCCAAATTATCCGGAAGGCTGGAGACCAAGAAACAGTGTTCAAGTTCCATCGCACTGTAAAACTTGAACCCGGTGCGATCGCGACTGTGTGGTCAGCGGACGCCGGTGCAGACCACGATCCCCCGCGAGACATCGTCATGAAGGGACAGAAATGGTTTGTCGCAGACAACTTCACGACCACGCTGTTTAACAACGACCAGGAG gaAGTAGCAGTGTCGGAGCGACAGCGGCGACAGATTAGTACAAGCGCACAGCGACATCGCGAGCTTGCACATAAATTCCCTCGCCGTGAACAG CTCGGAGAAATTCGCGAAGGAGAAGAGAATTGCCGCATTATGTAA
- the LOC125074151 gene encoding glycosaminoglycan xylosylkinase homolog isoform X2, whose amino-acid sequence MFTMSMNYAFGFSLFLLVLVALNIFFFYTLNTVGLKSHTFNVPSINIDLTPSVFKEIYDYLNYLPNQYKSINSKFALKQKNLISSFNTTKHDKTESIWSETQNWISEDSLFPHENGAAGKILHAIQTTQIALVDNAPKGTQLKLLLLLEGKQKIFFKPKRYNLNHVVNGNIYAGFDRHNSEVFAYYLAMVLNFRWIAPSIIRRIHLHKDIVPFATMGLKKTMIKNDSGSLCIYGKCFYCRKNETVCPDQNGEIEGAAILYLDKQFKIHKSPWRRSYSNRKMEWEIDNAFCKISPSTWQKLEMVSGGSLTNTIKQLAALQGQKLATEEHFKAVERRLLKVFATVQYCIGKYSRAKVLKNWLA is encoded by the exons ATGTTTACAATGTCGATGAATTATGCTTTTGGATTCTCATTATTCCTGCTTGTTCTCGTagcacttaatatattttttttttacactctTAACACGGTTGGCTTGAAATCTCATACATTTAACGTACCAAGTATAAACATAGATCTAACTCCAAGTGTGTTCAAAGAAATTTATGACTATCTCAATTATTTGCCTAATCAATATAAAAGCATAAATTCCAAGTTtgcattaaaacaaaaaaatctcataTCATCATTTAACACCACTAAACATGACAAAACTGAATCAATATGGAGTGAGActcaaaat tggaTTAGTGAAGATTCATTATTTCCTCATGAAAATGGAGCTGCTGGTAAAATATTACATGCAATACAAACCACACAGATAGCTTTAGTTGATAATGCTCCAAAAGGAACACAGCTTAAACTATTACTTTTACTCGAG ggaaaacagaaaatatttttcaagccTAAACGTTACAATTTAAATCATGTGGTTAATGGTAACATTTATGCTGGTTTTGATCGACACAACTCTGAAGTATTTGCATATTACCTGGCAATGGTTTTAAACTTTAGATGGATTGCCCCTTCTATAATTCGACGTATACACCTCCACAAAGACATAGTACCCTTTGCAACTATGGGATTGAAAAAAACTATGATAAAAAATg ATAGTGGATCATTATGCATATATGGTAAATGTTTTTACTGTAGAAAAAATGAAACTGTTTGTCCTGACCAAAATGGAGAAATTGAAGGTGcagcaattttatatttagacaaacaatttaaaattcataagtcACCCTGGAGACGGTCTTATAGTAATAGAAAAATGGAATGGGAAATTGATAATGCCTTTTGTAA GATTTCACCATCTACCTGGCAAAAATTAGAAATGGTTTCTGGTGGTTCTTTGACTAATACGATCAAGCAATTAGCTGCTCTTCAAGGTCAAAAGTTAGCTACAGAAGAACATTTTAAAGCTGTTGAGCGAAGATTGCTTAAAGTTTTTGCTACTGTACAATACTGTATTGGCAAATACAGCAGAGCCAAGGTTCTGAAAAACTGGCTGGCATAG
- the LOC125074151 gene encoding glycosaminoglycan xylosylkinase homolog isoform X1 — MFTMSMNYAFGFSLFLLVLVALNIFFFYTLNTVGLKSHTFNVPSINIDLTPSVFKEIYDYLNYLPNQYKSINSKFALKQKNLISSFNTTKHDKTESIWSETQNWISEDSLFPHENGAAGKILHAIQTTQIALVDNAPKGTQLKLLLLLEGKQKIFFKPKRYNLNHVVNGNIYAGFDRHNSEVFAYYLAMVLNFRWIAPSIIRRIHLHKDIVPFATMGLKKTMIKNDSGSLCIYGKCFYCRKNETVCPDQNGEIEGAAILYLDKQFKIHKSPWRRSYSNRKMEWEIDNAFCKKVKGSMSTKLLLNLIDVAIFDFLIQNGDRHRFEVYKDQIILLDNGKGLGNPAVDELDILAPLYQCCMISPSTWQKLEMVSGGSLTNTIKQLAALQGQKLATEEHFKAVERRLLKVFATVQYCIGKYSRAKVLKNWLA; from the exons ATGTTTACAATGTCGATGAATTATGCTTTTGGATTCTCATTATTCCTGCTTGTTCTCGTagcacttaatatattttttttttacactctTAACACGGTTGGCTTGAAATCTCATACATTTAACGTACCAAGTATAAACATAGATCTAACTCCAAGTGTGTTCAAAGAAATTTATGACTATCTCAATTATTTGCCTAATCAATATAAAAGCATAAATTCCAAGTTtgcattaaaacaaaaaaatctcataTCATCATTTAACACCACTAAACATGACAAAACTGAATCAATATGGAGTGAGActcaaaat tggaTTAGTGAAGATTCATTATTTCCTCATGAAAATGGAGCTGCTGGTAAAATATTACATGCAATACAAACCACACAGATAGCTTTAGTTGATAATGCTCCAAAAGGAACACAGCTTAAACTATTACTTTTACTCGAG ggaaaacagaaaatatttttcaagccTAAACGTTACAATTTAAATCATGTGGTTAATGGTAACATTTATGCTGGTTTTGATCGACACAACTCTGAAGTATTTGCATATTACCTGGCAATGGTTTTAAACTTTAGATGGATTGCCCCTTCTATAATTCGACGTATACACCTCCACAAAGACATAGTACCCTTTGCAACTATGGGATTGAAAAAAACTATGATAAAAAATg ATAGTGGATCATTATGCATATATGGTAAATGTTTTTACTGTAGAAAAAATGAAACTGTTTGTCCTGACCAAAATGGAGAAATTGAAGGTGcagcaattttatatttagacaaacaatttaaaattcataagtcACCCTGGAGACGGTCTTATAGTAATAGAAAAATGGAATGGGAAATTGATAATGCCTTTTGTAA GAAGGTGAAGGGATCGATGAGTACAAAACTATTGCTTAATTTAATAGATGTTGCCATATTTGATTTCTTAATACAAAATGGAGATAGACATCGTTTTGAGGTGTACAAAGATCAAATAATTCTATTAGATAATGGTAAAGGCTTAGGAAATCCGGCAGTAGATGAGTTGGATATTTTAGCACCTCTTTACCAATGTTGTAT GATTTCACCATCTACCTGGCAAAAATTAGAAATGGTTTCTGGTGGTTCTTTGACTAATACGATCAAGCAATTAGCTGCTCTTCAAGGTCAAAAGTTAGCTACAGAAGAACATTTTAAAGCTGTTGAGCGAAGATTGCTTAAAGTTTTTGCTACTGTACAATACTGTATTGGCAAATACAGCAGAGCCAAGGTTCTGAAAAACTGGCTGGCATAG